A region of Anopheles merus strain MAF chromosome 2R, AmerM5.1, whole genome shotgun sequence DNA encodes the following proteins:
- the LOC121590810 gene encoding WD repeat-containing protein 46, which translates to MVKQAARYFEQKEESSGPAKKTSQKHQPSNAKGKKGFKWQPNDKKPNYKGSHKSRKEGSFEKKNAIPGLKKREEALNGSETLADMKESNQIKQEKQAAKDGGKEGPRKETRREKMLKKKNATLTPRGREETLNIPIDPAALLRHSRGERMDMEGVKTRFHKINEMRKDMNIEFATQQAARADILLHEEEGYLEADDGESTTNIAQREIVQHVDITTAAKHFNLELEFGPYRTRYTKNGAFLLLGGKRGHVAAFDWVRKKLLCEMNVMESVHDITWLMNQTMYAAAQKNWVHVYDQNGTEIHCIKTMHRSVRLEYLPYHFLLNSAGENGFLSWMDVSVGQTVGNYNTRMGKVSVMTHNPWNAVTCVGGSKGVVSMWSPMMRDPLAKMLCHPVPITAIAIDPKGMQMATAGLDRRIKIWDVRQLEGPLETYNTNTAASEIELSQRGLLALSMGNVCEVYRRDNSSTEPQMKPYIRHRTNGPISSIRFCPYEDILGVGTAKGFVSLIVPGSGEPNFDTFEANPFQSRTQRQEEEVHRLLEKIPAEFITLNPTQIDEVDVPSAKARLEQKVKLLTMKPPKIDFEPRKRNRVSKAKLIKIKQNVKEARFRETANELRQIKEKLLAEDEAKAPAESADFIPLEPKSVLDRFKTKAKKKAVR; encoded by the exons ATG GTAAAACAAGCAGCACGTTATTTCGAACAGAAAGAGGAGAGCAGTGGGCCTGCCAAGAAAACCAGCCAGAAACATCAACCTTCAAACgcgaaaggaaaaaagggattCAAATGGCAACCAAATGATAAAAAGCCAAATTATAAGGGCTCTCACAAGAGCAGAAAAGAAGGCAGTttcgaaaagaaaaatgcCATCCCCGGATTGAAGAAGCGGGAAGAAGCACTAAACGGTTCAGAGACTCTGGCGGACATGAAAGAGTCTAACCAGatcaaacaagaaaaacaggcAGCAAAAGATGGAGGTAAGGAAGGCCCTCGCAAGGAGACCAGGAGAGAGAAAATgcttaaaaagaaaaacgctaCCCTCACACCAAGAGGGCGGGAGGAAACGCTAAACATTCCAATAGATCCGGCGGCTTTGCTGCGCCATTCGCGTGGCGAGCGCATGGATATGGAAGGCGTCAAAACCCGGTTTCACAAAATCAATGAAATGCGCAAGGATATGAACATTGAGTTCGCCACCCAGCAGGCTGCTCGGGCGGATATCTTGCTCCACGAGGAGGAAGGATATCTCGAGGCGGACGACGGCGAAAGCACGACCAACATTGCGCAGCGAGAGATAGTGCAGCACGTGGACATAACGACTGCCGCCAAGCACTTCAACCTGGAGCTCGAGTTCGGCCCGTACCGCACGCGGTACACGAAGAACGGTGCCTTTTTGCTGCTGGGCGGGAAGCGCGGGCACGTGGCCGCATTCGATTGGGTGCGCAAAAAGTTGCTGTGTGAGATGAACGTGATGGAGTCGGTGCACGATATCACGTGGCTCATGAATCAAACGATGTACGCGGCGGCCCAGAAAAACTGGGTGCACGTGTACGACCAAAACGGGACGGAGATACATTGCATCAAAACGATGCACCGAAGCGTCCGGCTGGAGTATCTGCCGTACCACTTTCTGCTAAACAGTGCCGGCGAGAACGGGTTCCTTTCGTGGATGGACGTGTCGGTTGGCCAAACGGTGGGAAACTACAACACTCGCATGGGCAAGGTCTCGGTAATGACGCACAATCCGTGGAACGCGGTGACTTGTGTCGGCGGGTCCAAGGGCGTCGTCTCGATGTGGTCCCCGATGATGCGCGACCCGCTGGCGAAGATGCTGTGCCACCCGGTACCGATAAccgcgatcgcgatcgatcCGAAAGGTATGCAGATGGCGACGGCCGGACTGGATCGCAGGATAAAAATTTGGGACGTGCGGCAGCTGGAAGGCCCGCTGGAGACGTACAACACCAATACGGCGGCATCCGAGATCGAGCTGTCCCAGCGCGGGCTGCTCGCACTGTCGATGGGCAACGTGTGTGAGGTGTACCGGCGTGATAACAGCTCAACGGAACCCCAGATGAAGCCCTACATCCGCCACCGGACGAATGGTCCGATTTCAAGCATTCGATTCTGCCCGTACGAAGACATTCTCGGTGTGGGCACGGCAAAGGGCTTCGTGTCACTGATCGTGCCCGGTTCGGGCGAACCGAACTTTGACACCTTCGAGGCCAATCCCTTCCAGTCGCGCACGCAGCgccaggaggaggaggtgcaCAGGCTGCTGGAAAAGATTCCGGCCGAATTCATCACGCTCAATCCGACGCAGATCGACGAGGTGGACGTACCTTCCGCCAAGGCGCGGCTCGAGCAGAAGGTGAAGCTGCTGACCATGAAGCCGCCCAAGATTGACTTTGAGCCACGCAAGCGCAACCGTGTCTCGAAGGCCAAACTTATCAAGATAAAGCAGAACGTGAAGGAAGCCCGCTTCCGCGAGACAGCGAACGAGTTGCGGCAGATCAAGGAGAAGCTGTTGGCAGAAGATGAAGCCAAAGCACCGGCGGAATCGGCCGACTTCATACCGCTGGAGCCGAAAAGTGTGCTGGATCGCTTCAAGACGAAGGCGAAGAAGAAAGCTGTGCGTTAG
- the LOC121590811 gene encoding mediator of RNA polymerase II transcription subunit 22: MQRNLTQSKEALLKSYNSRLKEDIRSMRENFEEIIRLAKGENDTQLSKITQCEQDTYETQVRAANIVRAGESLMKLVSDIKQYLILNDFHSVNEAICSNSTLYRTTQIDRDNKLMAVRDDMAADLYDLEEEYYTSIYK; encoded by the exons ATGCAGCGTAATCTGACCCAATCGAAGGAAGCCCTCCTGAAATCCTACAATTCCCGGCTAAAAGAGGACATTCGGAGTATGCGGGAAAATTTTGAAG AAATAATCCGGCTTGCCAAGGGCGAGAATGACACTCAGCTGTCCAAGATAACGCAGTGCGAGCAGGACACGTACGAAACGCAGGTCCGAGCGGCCAACATTGTACGGGCCGGCGAGTCGCTTATGAAGCTGGTGTCCGACATCAAGCAGTACCTCATCCTGAACGACTTCCACTCGGTCAATGAGGCTATCTGCAGCAACTCCACCCTCTATCGGACCACACAGATCGACCGGGACAACAAGCTGATGGCCGTGCGGGACGACATGGCAGCGGATTTGTACGACCTCGAGGAAGAATACTACACAAGCATTTACAAGTGA
- the LOC121587672 gene encoding 6-phosphogluconate dehydrogenase, decarboxylating produces the protein MSSPKADIALIGLAVMGQNLILNMDSKGFVVCAYNRTVDKVTHFLENEAKGTNIIGATSLQDMVNKLKKPRKIMMLVKAGSAVDDFINQLLPLIEKGDVIIDGGNSEHQDSARRYEELKAKGILYVGSGVSGGEEGARYGPSLMPGGHPDAWPLIKDIFQAICAKSNGDPCCEWVGEGGAGHFVKMVHNGIEYGDMQLICEAYHLMLALGMTQKEMAQEFDEWNKGVLDSFLIEITRDILNYRDDEGYLLERIRDTAGQKGTGKWTAIAALHHGVPVTLIGEAVFSRCLSALKEERARASKQLAGPGTKASVADRKQFLTHIRNALYCAKIVSYAQGFMLLREAANEYKWNLNYGGIALMWRGGCIIRSVFLGNIRDAFVRNPQLSNLLLDDFFKKAMMDNQQSWREVVSQAVLWGVPVPALSAALAFFDGYRSERLPANLLQAQRDYFGAHTYELLGKEGKFVHTNWTGKGGNVSASTYLA, from the exons ATGTCCAGCCC gaAAGCTGATATTGCACTGATCGGTTTGGCCGTGATGGGACAAAACTTGATCCTCAACATGGATTCGAAGGGTTTTGTCGTGTGCGCCTACAATCGTACTGTGGATAAG GTGACCCATTTTCTGGAGAATGAAGCCAAAGGTACCAACATCATCGGTGCCACCTCCCTGCAGGATATGGTGAACAAGCTGAAGAAACCGCGCAAGATTATGATGCTAGTTAAAG cCGGCAGTGCGGTCGATGATTTCATTAACCAGCTGCTTCCGTTGATCGAGAAGGGCGATGTGATCATTGACGGCGGTAACTCGGAACACCAGGACTCGGCACGCCGTTATGAGGAGCTGAAGGCTAAGGGCATCCTGTACGTCGGCTCGGGTGTTAGCGGTGGAGAGGAAGGTGCTCGCTACGGACCTTCCCTCATGCCCGGTGGACACCCGGACGCTTGGCCGTTGATTAAGGATATCTTCCAG GCTATTTGCGCCAAATCAAACGGCGATCCATGTTGCGAATGGGTCGGCGAAGGCGGTGCCGGTCACTTCGTGAAGATGGTGCACAACGGCATCGAGTACGGTGACATGCAGCTGATCTGCGAAGCGTACCATCTGATGCTGGCGCTTGGCATGACTCAGAAGGAGATGGCGCAGGAGTTCGACGAGTGGAACAAGGGCGTGCTGGATTCGTTCTTGATCGAGATCACCCGGGACATTCTGAACTATCGCGACGATGAGGGATACTTGCTGGAGCGTATCCGTGACACGGCCGGCCAGAAGGGCACGGGCAAGTGGACGGCGATTGCCGCCCTGCACCATGGCGTCCCGGTGACGCTAATTGGCGAAGCGGTCTTCTCCCGCTGTCTGTCGGCGCTGAAGGAGGAGCGTGCTCGGGCCAGCAAACAGCTTGCCGGGCCCGGCACGAAAGCGTCCGTTGCGGATCGCAAGCAGTTCCTCACGCACATCCGCAACGCGCTGTACTGCGCAAAGATTGTATCGTACGCgcaaggattcatgttgctgCGCGAGGCGGCCAACGAGTACAAGTGGAACTTGAACTACGGTGGCATTGCGCTGATGTGGCGCGGCGGTTGCATCATTCGCAGCGTCTTCCTCGGCAACATTCGCGACGCGTTTGTGCGTAATCCGCAGCTGTCCAATCTGCTGCTGGATGATTTCTTCAAGAAGGCCATGATGGACAACCAGCAGTCGTGGCGTGAGGTGGTTAGCCAGGCAGTACTGTGGGGCGTGCCGGTGCCGGCTCTGTCAGCTGCGTTGGCATTCTTCGACGGTTACCGCTCGGAACGGCTGCCGGCAAATCTGCTACAGGCCCAGCGTGACTACTTCGGTGCGCATACGTACGAGCTGCTGGGCAAGGAGGGCAAATTTGTTCATACCAACTGGACCGGCAAGGGTGGCAACGTGTCCGCCAGTACTTATCTGGCCTAA
- the LOC121587673 gene encoding DNA-binding protein K10-like has translation MVSNKAQTSEGNKRVGNQMANRPRFKPAMAKQYNPMSNMRNMNAMFNANQLGDDPGFVDFNDDSITAAPNGTGGPNAAGAATSNGLEGGGIKNGPFANGNRRMNPPMKRPMKNGGMPGMRNRMNGGANGMPSWGPPMPPPNMFPGPPAAGRRGPMNPPPIPPPVPPAHFRSGPGMRMRGPQNGRFGAGGPPGPMSLMNRPLPPPIPPMAGRPMPPPMGRMMPPPLRHGGLDGPMRRNMNGGGMHARGMGGKMGPFPRNGMPPGGGTGVGPNGKRARPKPTQPPNREEYPLDKPWVTEEIKAEHDKKADLANRLKGHRDDELFAQFKVQRDKFVKMYEAARLEYIGKHPEQDVDKILTAPACKKARTENVEKSNAPTVSTDSTAKTEGPTSSTSTTDPTDPLAKSDTNGSGSSATIDSCTSNTTNASSATATTASSDTNDTTESAAAEPQASPVAAPGEKSAIV, from the exons ATGGTCTCCAACAAGGCACAGACAAGCGAAGGTAACAAACGTGTCGGTAATCAGATGGCAAATCGACCGCGGTTCAAACCGGCCATGGCCAAGCAGTACAATCCGATGAGCAATATGCGGAACATGAACGCTATGTTCAACGCCAATCAGCTCGGCGACGATCCCGGTTTTGTGGACTTCAACGATGATTCGATCACCGCCGCACCGAACGGCACGGGTGGCCCAAATGCAGCAGGGGCGGCCACCTCCAACGGGCTGGAGGGTGGGGGAATCAAAAACGGTCCCTTCGCAAACGGCAATCGACGGATGAATCCGCCGATGAAGCGTCCCATGAAGAACGGCGGTATGCCAGGCATGCGGAATCGCATGAACGGGGGAGCCAATGGAATGCCCAGCTGGGGCCCCCCGATGCCGCCGCCAAACATGTTCCCCGGTCCACCGGCGGCCGGACGTCGCGGGCCCATGAATCCACCGCCGATACCGCCCCCTGTGCCACCGGCTCATTTCCGCAGCGGTCCGGGTATGCGTATGCGAGGCCCACAAAATGGAAGATTTGGTGCGGGTGGTCCGCCCGGGCCGATGTCGCTAATGAACCGACCGCTACCTCCTCCGATTCCACCGATGGCCGGCCGACCGATGCCCCCACCGATGGGGCGTATGATGCCGCCGCCACTACGCCACGGCGGCCTAGATGGGCCGATGCGTCGCAACATGAACGGCGGTGGCATGCATGCACGGGGCATGGGTGGAAAGATGGGACCGTTTCCACGCAACGGTATGCCACCCGGCGGTGGAACGGGAGTGGGTCCGAACGGTAAACGCGCCAGGCCGAAACCGACCCAGCCACCGAACAGAGAAGAGTATCCGCTGGATAAGCCATGGGTAACCGAGGAAATTAAAGCCGAACATGATAAGAAGGCTGATCTGGCGAACCGGTTGAAAGGGCACAGAGATGATGAGCTTTTCGCACAATTTAAGGTGCAGCGGGATAAGTTCGTTAAAATGTACGAAGCAGCTCGGCTTGAATACATTGGCAAGCATCCGGAACAG GACGTAGATAAAATCTTGACCGCGCCTGCCTGTAAAAAGGCACGTACCGAAAATGTAGAAAAATCAAACGCGCCCACAGTGTCCACAGATAGTACTGCTAAAACAGAGGGACCTACTAGCAGCACTTCTACCACTGATCCCACAGACCCACTGGCCAAGAGTGACACAAACGGTAGTGGTTCTTCCGCTACTATCGACAGTTGCACTTCTAATACAACAAATGCATCTTCTGCTACTGCTACCACAGCTTCTTCTGACACCAATGATACCACTGaatcggcagcagcagaaccGCAAGCCAGTCCGGTTGCTGCTCCAGGCGAAAAAAGCGCAATCGTTTAG
- the LOC121590865 gene encoding LYR motif-containing protein 4: MAGAGHKMKVLSLYKQLLRASQKFDSYNYRMYALRRIRDAFRENRALTDNAAIASELTYAQKNLEIIKRQTVIGQLYGAPDKLVIEK, from the exons ATGGCCGGAGCTGGACACAAGATGAAGGTACTATCACTCTACAAGCAGCTACTACGTGCGTCGCAAAAGTTTGATTCGTACAACTATCG TATGTACGCACTACGTCGGATTCGCGATGCATTTAGAGAGAACAGAGCACTAACCGATAATGCTGCCATTGCCAGCGAGCTAACGTACGCACAGAAGAATCTAGAAATTATCAAACGACAG ACCGTAATTGGACAACTGTATGGCGCACCGGATAAGCTGGTAATAGAGAAGTGA